Below is a genomic region from Salinirussus salinus.
TTTGGACATGCCGGGCTGGCCGGGCATCATGTGGAAGCCGACCTTGAAGCCGGCGTCGCGCAGCCGGCGGTTGGCGTCGATCGAGGCCTGGACGCCGTGCCCGCGGTGCATCTCCCGGTTGACCCGCTCGTAGGTGGTCTGGACGCCCACCTCGACCTTGGTCCCTCCGAGGTCGAGCATCCGGTCGACCTGCTCGGGGCCACACCAGTCGGGCTTGGTCTCGAAGGTGGTGGCGACGTTGCGCACGTCGGCGGTCTCGTTTTCCGTGATGACGTCCTCCAGGTACCGGAACTCGTACTCCTCGGGGTCCTGGGCGAAGCTGACCCCCTCGGCGGGCTGGGGCTCGCCCGTCGGGTCGTAGTCGTTCATCGCCTCCAGCGCCCGCTTGACGAAGTGTTCCTGGTAGTCGTGGCTCCGGGCGGTCATCGTCCCGCCCATCAGGATCAGCTCGACCTTGTCGACGGGGTGGCCGATCTGGCGCAACTGTTCGAGGCGTAGCCGGACCTGCCCGTACGGGTCGTAGTCGTTTTGCTCCCCGCGGGCGGCGGCTGGCTCGTGGCCGGTGTAGCTCTGGGCGCTCGAGAATTCCGAGTCCGGGCCGCCGGGACAGTAGAGACACTTGCCGTGGGGACACCGGTGGGGCGAGGTCATGATCGCGACCGGCGAGACCCCCGAGGCCGTCCGGACAGGCTTGCGCTGGACCACCTCCGCGACCGCGTCGCGGTGTTGCTCGGGCGCGTGGTCGATCAGATCGGAGTTCTGTGGGACTTTCGACGCAGAGTACTCCCCGCAGACTTCCTTCTTGGCGGTCTCGAGGCCGTCGCTGTCGACCTCGCCGGCGAGGATCCGGTCGACCAGCTCCTCGCAGACCCGCTCGAAGGTGTCGACGGCCGCGTCGCTGCTCATCGGCGTTCGGTAATCGAGGTAGCTGCCTAAGGGTGTCGCTCCGAGGTCCGGGCGCGCTACTGTGCGCTACTGGCCGGCTACAGCGACTCCGCCAGCGCCGCCAGCAGCGCTTCCTGGGCGGCCTCGCGCTCGCCGGCGAGGAACTCGACGCGCCCCTCGCGGGCGCCGCGGGCGTCCAGGCCCGCTTCCGGGGCGTCCTCCTGTGCCCGCTCGACCAGCGTTCGCACGTCGACGTCGCCGCGGACGAAGGCCTCGTCGGTGCCGACCCCGAAGAGGGCGGCGGCCTCCTCGCGGTGGCGGCGGTAGAGTTCGTCCAGCAGGAGCCGGTCCGGCGGGAACTCGTAGCGGTGGGTGTAGGCGTCGGTGTCCAGAACGAGGACGGTCTCGCCGCCGACCTCGCGGGTGCCGATGTTCGCTTCGGCGGTCTCGACCTCCGCGCTCATCCGCTCGCGGAACTGCTCGCTGACGTGTTCGACGAGGTCGCCTTCCCCGTAGAGCAGGTCCGCGACCAGCTCGCGCTTGTCCTCGTAGGACTGGTAGTACGCCTCCAGCGCGACGGCCTCGCGCATCCGGGTGGTCTCCTCGGCGCCGGACCCTGCCTCCTCGGCGAGGTCGACGTACTCCTCGGGCGTCTCCTCCCAGAAGCTCACCGCCGGGAGGTGGCGGAGTTCCTCGCGGGCGTCGCCGTTGACGTGGGCCGCGAGCGTCGCGGCCAGCGCGGTCGCCGTCGTCTCGCCCTCATCGGGCGTGGCGAGCACGTCGACGGTCTCCGCGATGTCGGCGTCCACCTCCTGCTCGTCGACGAGGACGCGGCGGGCGCCGTAGACGCCAAGCAGGTCCAGGGCGTCCTGGGATTCGGCGGTGCCGCCCGCGGCCAGGAAGACGAACAGCGGGAACTGCTCGTCGTGGCGGGCCCGGTTCGAGAGCATGTCCGTCACGTCGCCCGTGGCGTCGTCCATGTCGTAGACCGAGCCCTCTAGGGGCCGCCGGTCGAAGTAGTGGTACTCGGCGTCGGCGCCGGTGTTGTGCTCGCGGACCAGCGGGAGCGTCGCCCGCTCCAGCGCCACGCCCGCCAGATAGCCGTCGGCGGTTGCGCTGTGCCGGACGATGACCGGCCGCCCCTCCAGCACCGCGCGCCGGACGGCGGTCGCGGCGTCGCGGACCCCCTCGAGGGCGGACTCGACGGCCGGGTCTGCCGCCAGCGGGTCGACCTCGTCCGGTCGGGCGCGCTGGAGCATCGCCTCGTCCATCCGCTGGGTGACCGTGTCCCGCTCCTCGTCTTCGAGGACGACCAGCCCCTCGGTCTCGACCTGGAGCTCGCCGCGGCGGCGCTCGACCTCGCCCTCGAGGCGGACGATGTCGCCCTCGCCGGCCTCGGGGTACGCGCGGACGCCGGCCTCCTCGAAGGCCGCACAGTCGACGGTTCCGGTCTCGTCTCGCAACTCGAACACCGTCGGGCCCGAGGTCTGTCTGGCGGTGACGACCTCGCCCTCGACCCGGACGCGCTCGCCCACGCGGTCGGCGAGCGAGTCGATGGTCACCTGCTCGAAGGTCGGCGTCCCGTCGACGGACTCGGCGTCGTCGCCGTCCTCGGCCGCCGGTGTCTCCCCGGCCTCCGCCTCGCCTGCCGCAGCCCCGGCACCTTCCGACCGGTCGTCGACGCTTCCGGCCCGGGCCGGGCGGTCCTCCGTCTGCGCGGCGACGGCGCCCGCACGCGGGGCGGACTCCTCGGCCTTCTCCGACTCACCGGACTCGGTCGCGTTTCCGGCGCCGACTCCAGTCTCAGCGGGTTCGGCGGACTCGGTCGCTCCGTCGTCCCCGGCCTCGTCGTCGGTTCCCTCCTCCCTCTCTGCGGACGCGGGGGACGACCCGTCAGTCGCCCCCCCGTGCGCGTTTCCCGCTTCGTCCTCCTCGGCGAGGTACTCCGCGTCGGCTTCGGGGTCGTCGACGAGCGTGCCGCGGAACGACGACTCGTCCTGTCGGATCGACCAGCCCAGGTCGATGTTCCCGTTGTCGCGGACGCCTTTGACCTGAACGAAGACCGTGTCGCCGGCGTCCCAGTCGAGGCTGTCCAGCCGCTGGTCCAGCTCGCTCTTGTGGAGGAGCCCGGTCACGTGGTCGCCGATGTCGACGAACACGCCGAACTCCGCGTAGCCGTCGACCGTGCCGCGGTAGTACCGACCCGGTGTCAGCTCGTCCGGCTGCGTCCCGCGGAACTCGAAGACGACGTCCTCTTCATGCAACTCACAGATGCGGCCGTCGACAGACGTGCCGCAGATGATACACGAACCCATTGGCAGTGACAAGCGCCCCCGGCCTAAAACGGTTGTCGAATCCGTTCGCTCCAGTGTGAGGGCCGGTGGCGTACCCCTCGGTCAGCCGAACAGGTCGTCTCCTCGCGGGCCGGCCGCGTCTCCCCGGCCGGTGCTCGTGAGCCCGGCTCCCTCGCTGGCTCAGTCGCCGCCCTCGCTCCCCTCGGCCAGTTCTTCCAGCCCGGCCCGCAACTCGGCCGCCTCCTCGGGGAACAGTGCCACCTCGACCTCGTTGCCCTCGTCATCCTCGAAGGCGAGTTTCACCCGCTTGTCGCCGAACTCGCGGCTCCCGACGTCCGTAACGTCGTACAGCTTCGCGGTCGCTGCGGCGTTCGAGGCGCCGACGTGCTTGACGGTCCCCTCCTTGAGTTCGAACATGAACGAGTCCATATCCAGCGTGAACATGTCCGGACCGAGAGCGGGGACGGACAAAAGCCCGCCGGGAGTCAGGCCTGGCCCGCGAGGAGTCTCGCCTGCTCGGCGACGGCCGCGAGCGCCTCGAGTCCGCCGAACCCGTAGCCGAAGGCGAGAGCGGCTGGCACGGCGGCCACGGCGAGCGCCGTCGCCAGGGGAACGCTGTGGACCTCGCTGACGCCGACGACGAAGAGGACAGTCCCCCAGACGGTGACGGCGCCGGTCACCCAGGGGTTCGCGAGCCCGACGAGCACGCAGGGCGCGGTCGCGTAACAGAGCACCTGCACGGTCTCGCTGACGCCGGCGCGGTCCTCGACGGTCCCGATCAGGATGACGGTCTGGAGCGCTGCGGTGAGGTGGACGCCCGCGGGCGCGACCAGCACGACGACGAAGAGCACCCACAGCACGGCCGAGGCGGCCGGCTGGCCGCCGATGACCGGGTAGGCGTTGTCCACGACCGCGAGCCGGACGGTCTCGGAGACCAGGACGACCGCCGCCACGAAGGTCAGCCCCGGGGCCTGGTCGCCCGGCGCGACCTTCCCCCGGAAGAACCGGCGGGGGGAAACGAGCACCTCCACCCACGCGCGCAGGACCGCGACGGGGCCGCGCTCGCGCCCGAGGTCGGTGTTCTCGGCCCACTGAGTCACACCCCGGAGTAGGGTCCGCCGCCGTATGACGGTTGCGTTAGCCGCCCGCGCCGACGTTCTGGTCGCCCTCGAAGGAACCCGGGTCGGGGCTGATGTCGGCGTACTCGACGGCACGCTCGCCCAGTACCGCGACCCGCTCGGCCAGCGACTCGTCGACGAACTCGCCGTCCTGGAACTGGCTGCCCGCCCGCGGGACGGCTGCCTGGTGGGGCAACACCCAGGCGTTCAGTGCCCGGCAGACCGACCGCAAGTGCTCCAGCGTCGTCACCGGGAAGCTCCCGCCCGAGACGCCGAGCAGGCCGACGGTCCGGTCCTCGAACTCCTCGAACCCGCAGTAGTCGAGCGCGTTCTTCAGTGGCGCGCTGTAGGAGCCGTGGTACATCGGCGAGCCCAGCAGTACCGAGTCGGCCGCGCGGACGGCCGACCGGAACGCCGGGGCGTCGCCGGCGTCGTCGCGGTCGGCGTCGTAAACCGGGAGGTCGTACGTCCGCAGGTCGAGTAGTTCGGTCTCTGCACCCCGGTCACCCGCCGCGTCCAGCGCGTGACCGAGCGCAGTCCGGGTGTGGCTTGCGTCCCGCAGACTCCCGCAGACGGCGACGATTCTGGGTGGCATGCGAACACGTGCGCAAGCGAGCGGCAAAATGCTTCGGTGGCGGGGGGCCGGTCACCGCAGACCCGGCTCGCTCGGGTTCAGCCGGCGCCGCTGCCGACCAGACGGCGGAGGCCGGTGACCCGGTCTTTGACCCAGCCGACGACGGCGTCACGCGCCCAGGTGACGTGTCCGACGACGGTCTCCCTGACGAACTGGCCGACGCCGGCGGCGCCGTCCTCCCGGAACCGGTCCGCGGCCTCGCTCAGCCAGGCCCGCCCGCGGTTGACCCCACCGGAGACGCCGTTGCTGAAGAACATCACCACGATGAGCAGGAGTAGCCCGAAGCTGGCCTCCCAGTGGGCCTCGAGCACCGGGAACTGCCGGATGAACCACCGGAGATACTCGTAGGTGAACGCGCCGATCGCCGGCCCGAAGAATGAGTAGGGGCCGCCGATGACGGTCATGATGACCGGGTCGGCCGAGGCCGTCCAGAACGCGTGGCTCTCCGGGTTGACGTTCGTCGCCAGCGGGATGAGCAACGCCCCCGCGAGCCCGGAGAAGGCACCGGAGACGATGAAGGTCATCCACTGGTGGAAGGTCACGTCGATCCCCAGCGCGCGCGCACGGTCCGGGTTCTCGCGGATCGCCTTACAGACCAGCCCGAATGGCGACCGGACGACCCGCCAGATCGCGTACATTCCCAGCGACACCACCAGCAGCGTCAGGAAGTAGTAGCCGAACGGATTGACGATGTCGACCAGCTGGAACTCGATCACCCCGAACAGGTCCACGTCCCCCATGATGAAGGTGAGCCCGTCGGACCTGTTGGTGAAGTTCCCGTCACCGATGCCCAGGGCCTGGAGTATCGTGCCGGGGGTGTCCTGGTTGGCCATCACGAAAATGGCCATGCTAAAGGCCAGGGTGATCAGCGCGAAGTAGATCTCCTCGAGCTGGACCGAGAGATAGCCGACGAAGACTGCGAGCAGGGTGGCCATGAGCATCCCGAGCACGAGCGCGAGCACCCAGGTCACGAGCCACCCTGTGCCACCGAAGGTCTCGATCAGGCCCAGCGCAGGTGCGACCTGGCTGACGGTCTTCGCGACCGTGTAGCCGGCCACCGCGATGAACATCGCGTGCCCGAACGAGAGCAGCCCCGTGTAGCCGTACAGCAGGTTGAACGCCGTTGCGAACAGGACGAAGATCAGCGTCCGGGTCAGAAGCGACATCTGGAAGCCGCCGAGCCCGCCGGGGAGGAGAAACGGGATACCGTACGGTAACCCGACCAGCAACAGCGCCGCCAGGATGGCGGCGATGGTGAACTGGGTCCTGCTCCGCCCTCCGCTCAGCCGGTCCGGGAATCCGTAGGCCATCGATACTGTCCCCGGTCGTCACATACCCGGCGGGAGGTCGTTCTGGCCGCCGAGCAGTCCCTCGCTGCCCTCCAGCAGGTCCTGGGCCTCCGACCGCTCGATGCTGTAGGTCTGTATGTTGGTCTGGCCCGGGCCGTCGTAGGGGACGTCCGCGTCCTGTGAGGACTCGCCGATGACCACGGAGGCGTTGGCCTGGTGGCTGGTCTCGTCGAGGGTGATCGTCCCCCTGGGGTCGTTCTCGAAGGTGTACCCCTCCATCTCCGCGATGATGTCCTCGGCGTTGGTTCCACCCGCGGCCTCGATGGCGTCCTTGTAGATCTGGACCGCAGCCCACGTGCTCCCGCCGGTGAAGGTCGGGTAGGCGAGGATCTCGTCGTCGTCCTCGTAGGCGTCGACGAATGTGTCGATGAAGTTCTGGTCGGCATCCGTTCCGTAGGCGCCGGGCCAGTACCATCCGGAGTAGTGGAGCCCATCGGGCATGGTGTCGCCCAGCGAGTTGAAGTTCACCGGGTCGGCGCCGATGGTGTCGAAGCAGTCCTCGATGTCCTCGAACAGCCCCTGCTCGGCCGCCTGGCTGGTGAAGGTGACGGTGTCGCCGGCCCAGAAGCTGGTGAACACGATGTCCGGGTCCGCGTTCTGGACCGTGGTGATCTGAGGGGTCATGTCCCCGGCACCCAGCGACGGGAACTCCGAGGCGACGACCTCGTAGTCGAAGCCGAGCCCGTCGAGGTAGGCCTGGTAGTAGGCCCAGCACTGCTGGCCGTAGGCGTAGTCCGGCCCCATGTTCGCGATCCGGAGCCCGCCGTCGAAGTTGTCGGCGGTGTACTGGGCGATGCCGTAGGTCATGTGGGCGGTCATCGAGTTCGTCCGGAACAGGTTCGGGAGACCGGCCGCCCTGCCGTCCTCGTCGTAGTAGTCACCGTAGGTGTCGGTGTCGTGTTCGGTGATGAACGGCGTCCCGATGTCGGTGAGGGTGAAGGGTACTCCAAGCTGCTCGATGGTCGGCCCGGAGTTCAGCGTCACCCCCGAGGAAGTCAGCCCGATCATTACGTCGGCCCCGAACTCCTGGACCAGGCTCCGCATCTGGGCCTGCGGGTCGTCGCCGTGGTCGCGGACCTGGATCTCGACCTCGCGGTCGTTGATCCCGCCCTCCTCGTTGATCGCTTCCACGGCAACCTCGGCGGCCGCCGCGGACCCGGCCCCCAGCTGTTCGGCCAGCCCCGAGAGCAGGTAGACCCCGCCGATCCGGATCGGCTCGCCGCCCCCGTTACCGCCGCCGTTGCCCGAACAGCCAGCCAGCGCGGCCGTCGCGCCGGCCCCAGCCACAGTCAGGAACTTGCGTCGGTCCACCGTACCCAGCCCACCGGTGTCCGATCCGTCCTCCGCATGCCTGTTACTATCCCGCATGGGTACCTCCTTGATCATCCTGGGGTAATAAAAATTCACATTCTACCCCCCGCTGGCACGTCCGTGATTGCTGTGGTGTATGCTATCACAGAGCGACCGGCCGTCAAAAGATTTAATCTCTAGGTCCATGACGTGTTGTTCCATGTCATGGATGCCGATGGTATCGGCGGGACTCATAATTGACCAGGTGATCATCGGGTTCAGTATCGGGGGCTGGCTGTTCCTTCTGGCATCCGGTCTCACGCTCATCTTCGGCGTCATGGAGGTGTTGAACTTCGCACACGGCGCGCTGTTCATGGTCGGCGCCTACGCCTCCATCGAGGTGGCCCGGGCCGTCCCGGGTGGCTTCTGGACCGGGGCGCTCGCGGCGGCGCTCGTCGTCGGTGTGCTGGGCGTCATCATCGAGATGGGCTTTCTCAGACGGATCTACGACCGCGACGAACTCGACCAGCTCCTTCTGACCTTCGCGTTCGTGCTGTTGATCACTGAGGGGATCCGGTTCGTCTTCGGCTCCCAGTCCCGGCTCACTCCGCCGCCGGATATCTTTCAGGGCACCATCGTGATCACTGAAGGCGTCAGGCTGGGGGCCTACCGCGGATTTCTCATCCTCGCCTCCGTTCTCGTACTGGGCGGGATCCTGCTTGCCCTCCGGACGACGAACTTCGGCCGGCTCGTCCGGGCGACGTCGAGTGACCGGGACATGGCCCTGCTTCTGGGGATCAACGTCCCGCGACTGTACACTGCAGTGTTTCTGATCGGCACGGCGCTTGCCGGGCTCGGCGGGGCGCTGTATGCTCCGATCACCTCCGTGACGCCCGCGCTCGGGAACAGCGTCATCATCAACGCGTTCGTGGTCGTAGTCATCGGCGGGCTCGGCTCCTTCACCGGAGCGTTTGTCGGTGCCTACGTGATCGGACTCTCGATCGCGGTCGGGAGTGTGTTCGCGGCCGGGGCCGGACAGCTGTTCCCGTTCCTGGCGCTGATCGTCGTGCTGTTGCTCAAACCCGAGGGGC
It encodes:
- a CDS encoding OB-fold nucleic acid binding domain-containing protein, producing MGSCIICGTSVDGRICELHEEDVVFEFRGTQPDELTPGRYYRGTVDGYAEFGVFVDIGDHVTGLLHKSELDQRLDSLDWDAGDTVFVQVKGVRDNGNIDLGWSIRQDESSFRGTLVDDPEADAEYLAEEDEAGNAHGGATDGSSPASAEREEGTDDEAGDDGATESAEPAETGVGAGNATESGESEKAEESAPRAGAVAAQTEDRPARAGSVDDRSEGAGAAAGEAEAGETPAAEDGDDAESVDGTPTFEQVTIDSLADRVGERVRVEGEVVTARQTSGPTVFELRDETGTVDCAAFEEAGVRAYPEAGEGDIVRLEGEVERRRGELQVETEGLVVLEDEERDTVTQRMDEAMLQRARPDEVDPLAADPAVESALEGVRDAATAVRRAVLEGRPVIVRHSATADGYLAGVALERATLPLVREHNTGADAEYHYFDRRPLEGSVYDMDDATGDVTDMLSNRARHDEQFPLFVFLAAGGTAESQDALDLLGVYGARRVLVDEQEVDADIAETVDVLATPDEGETTATALAATLAAHVNGDAREELRHLPAVSFWEETPEEYVDLAEEAGSGAEETTRMREAVALEAYYQSYEDKRELVADLLYGEGDLVEHVSEQFRERMSAEVETAEANIGTREVGGETVLVLDTDAYTHRYEFPPDRLLLDELYRRHREEAAALFGVGTDEAFVRGDVDVRTLVERAQEDAPEAGLDARGAREGRVEFLAGEREAAQEALLAALAESL
- a CDS encoding branched-chain amino acid ABC transporter permease translates to MAYGFPDRLSGGRSRTQFTIAAILAALLLVGLPYGIPFLLPGGLGGFQMSLLTRTLIFVLFATAFNLLYGYTGLLSFGHAMFIAVAGYTVAKTVSQVAPALGLIETFGGTGWLVTWVLALVLGMLMATLLAVFVGYLSVQLEEIYFALITLAFSMAIFVMANQDTPGTILQALGIGDGNFTNRSDGLTFIMGDVDLFGVIEFQLVDIVNPFGYYFLTLLVVSLGMYAIWRVVRSPFGLVCKAIRENPDRARALGIDVTFHQWMTFIVSGAFSGLAGALLIPLATNVNPESHAFWTASADPVIMTVIGGPYSFFGPAIGAFTYEYLRWFIRQFPVLEAHWEASFGLLLLIVVMFFSNGVSGGVNRGRAWLSEAADRFREDGAAGVGQFVRETVVGHVTWARDAVVGWVKDRVTGLRRLVGSGAG
- a CDS encoding YIP1 family protein, which produces MTQWAENTDLGRERGPVAVLRAWVEVLVSPRRFFRGKVAPGDQAPGLTFVAAVVLVSETVRLAVVDNAYPVIGGQPAASAVLWVLFVVVLVAPAGVHLTAALQTVILIGTVEDRAGVSETVQVLCYATAPCVLVGLANPWVTGAVTVWGTVLFVVGVSEVHSVPLATALAVAAVPAALAFGYGFGGLEALAAVAEQARLLAGQA
- a CDS encoding NADPH-dependent FMN reductase produces the protein MPPRIVAVCGSLRDASHTRTALGHALDAAGDRGAETELLDLRTYDLPVYDADRDDAGDAPAFRSAVRAADSVLLGSPMYHGSYSAPLKNALDYCGFEEFEDRTVGLLGVSGGSFPVTTLEHLRSVCRALNAWVLPHQAAVPRAGSQFQDGEFVDESLAERVAVLGERAVEYADISPDPGSFEGDQNVGAGG
- a CDS encoding ABC transporter substrate-binding protein, which produces MDRRKFLTVAGAGATAALAGCSGNGGGNGGGEPIRIGGVYLLSGLAEQLGAGSAAAAEVAVEAINEEGGINDREVEIQVRDHGDDPQAQMRSLVQEFGADVMIGLTSSGVTLNSGPTIEQLGVPFTLTDIGTPFITEHDTDTYGDYYDEDGRAAGLPNLFRTNSMTAHMTYGIAQYTADNFDGGLRIANMGPDYAYGQQCWAYYQAYLDGLGFDYEVVASEFPSLGAGDMTPQITTVQNADPDIVFTSFWAGDTVTFTSQAAEQGLFEDIEDCFDTIGADPVNFNSLGDTMPDGLHYSGWYWPGAYGTDADQNFIDTFVDAYEDDDEILAYPTFTGGSTWAAVQIYKDAIEAAGGTNAEDIIAEMEGYTFENDPRGTITLDETSHQANASVVIGESSQDADVPYDGPGQTNIQTYSIERSEAQDLLEGSEGLLGGQNDLPPGM
- a CDS encoding branched-chain amino acid ABC transporter permease, which translates into the protein MSWMPMVSAGLIIDQVIIGFSIGGWLFLLASGLTLIFGVMEVLNFAHGALFMVGAYASIEVARAVPGGFWTGALAAALVVGVLGVIIEMGFLRRIYDRDELDQLLLTFAFVLLITEGIRFVFGSQSRLTPPPDIFQGTIVITEGVRLGAYRGFLILASVLVLGGILLALRTTNFGRLVRATSSDRDMALLLGINVPRLYTAVFLIGTALAGLGGALYAPITSVTPALGNSVIINAFVVVVIGGLGSFTGAFVGAYVIGLSIAVGSVFAAGAGQLFPFLALIVVLLLKPEGLVGGVADA
- a CDS encoding tRNA uridine(34) 5-carboxymethylaminomethyl modification radical SAM/GNAT enzyme Elp3, whose protein sequence is MSSDAAVDTFERVCEELVDRILAGEVDSDGLETAKKEVCGEYSASKVPQNSDLIDHAPEQHRDAVAEVVQRKPVRTASGVSPVAIMTSPHRCPHGKCLYCPGGPDSEFSSAQSYTGHEPAAARGEQNDYDPYGQVRLRLEQLRQIGHPVDKVELILMGGTMTARSHDYQEHFVKRALEAMNDYDPTGEPQPAEGVSFAQDPEEYEFRYLEDVITENETADVRNVATTFETKPDWCGPEQVDRMLDLGGTKVEVGVQTTYERVNREMHRGHGVQASIDANRRLRDAGFKVGFHMMPGQPGMSKEMCLEDFRRIFERPEWRPDYLKIYPTLVVEGTATYDWWHRGEFEPLDNEEAAELVAEVKSMIPEYTRLQRVQRDIPADFIEGGVWKSNLRQLARQRMDEHGWTCDCIRCREVGHHEEEPGEVTLDTTEYEVAGGREHFISFEDRDCDILVGFCRLRFPNDPVRRELKDAAVVRELHVYGSEVGVGETGGDDSQQHQGYGRRLLREAERLAADAGYDKLAVLSGVGVREYYREKLGYHQDGPYVSKRL